GGGACTCCCACGACCAGTCACCGTCGCGCAGGATCAGCATCCCGTCGGTCAGTCCGCCCGCGACCTCGGGGAGCGGGCCGGCGTCGCCGTGCACGGGAAAGCCCAGGTAGCCGAGCCAGAACCGGTCCGGCCGGTCGGGCGGGCGCAGGTCCGGGACGATCTCGATCGACGGCGCGATCACCGCATCGCCGTCGCACCAGTCGCCGATCAGGGCGGCGGGACCGGGGCGGCCGTCGGCCTCGGTGCGTGCGGTGAGGGCGCGGAAGAGGTCCAGGGCGGGCGGCGTTTCGGCACGGTTCGTCACGGGGGTGCCTTTCGACACGGGCCTCCTTCGTCGGCCCGGCACAAGTGGCGGGACACGGGCCTCCTTCGTCGGCCCGGCTCAAAGGGCGGCGTTTCGACACGGTTCGTCACTGCGTTCCTCACCGGCTCAACGGGCTTGGTCACTGCGTTCCTCACCGGCTCAACGGGCTTGGGTCACTGCGTTTCTCACCGGCTCAACGGGCTTGGGTCACTGCATTCCTCACCGGTTCAACGGGCTTGGGTCATTGCATTTCTCACCGGTTCAACGGGCTTGGGTCATTGCATTTCTCACCGGTTCAACGGGCTTGGGTCACTGCGTTCCTCACCGTAAGGGCCCGCTTCGGGTCACTGCGTTCCTCGCCGCCGGGGCGGGCTCGGGGTCGACAGCCCCTTGAGCCGCCGGCGAACGAAGTGAGTCGGCGTGTCGAAAGGACCATCGTGACGCGAGGCTCAGTCGGCGGTGGGGAGTTCGACGCGGGGGAAGACCGGTGCAGGCTTGGGCAGCGGGGTGCCCGGAAGCAGGCGCTTGTCGAGCGCGGCGAAGTCGCGGTCGTCGTCGCCCACGGCGAGCAGGTCGAGGACGGTACCCGTCGCGGTCGGCATCACCGGCTGGGCGAGCAGCGTGACGATGCGGATCACCTCGGCGCACACGTACAGCACGGTGGCGGTGCGCTCCAGATCGGTCTTGGCCAGCTTCCACGGCTCCTGCGCGGAGATGTAGCGGTTGGTGTCGGCGAGCGTCGACCACAGCGCTTCCAGACCGAGGTGGATCGCCTGGGCGTCGAAGTGTCCCCGGACGGTACCCAGCAGGGTGCCCGCGGCGTCGAGGAGCGCGCGGTCGTCGGCGGTGAACTCGCCCGGCTCCGGAACGGCCGAGTCGAAGTACTTTCCGATCATGCTCAGCGTGCGCTGCGCCAGATTGCCGTACTCGTTGGCCAGATCGGCGTTGATCCGGGTGACGATGGCCTCCGTCGAGTACGACCCGTCCTGCCCGTAGCTCACCTCGCGCAGGAAGAAGAAGCGCACCGGGTCGACGCCGAACCGGTCGATCAGCGAGTTCGGGTCGATCACGTTGCCGGTCGACTTGCTCATCTTCTCGCCCTTGTTGAACAGGAAGCCGTGCGCGAAGACCCGCTTGGGCAGCTCGATCCCCGCGCTCATCAGGAACGCCGGCCAGTACACGCAGTGGAACCGGATGATGTCCTTACCGATGATGTGCAGGTCGGCGGGCCAGTAGCGCGCGAAGGTCTCGGGGTCGTCGGGGAAGCCCACGCCGGTCAGGTAGTTGGTGAGGGCGTCGACCCAGACGTACATCACGTGGCCGTCGCCGTCCGGGACCGGCACCCCCCAGTCGAAGGTGGTGCGCGAGACGGACAGGTCGTTCAGGCCGCCGGCGACGAAGCTCGCCACCTCGTTGCGGCGCACGTCCGGCCCGATGAACTCGGGATGCTCGGTGTACAGCGCCAGCAACTTGTCCTGATAGGCCGAGAGCCGGAAGAAGTAGGTCTGCTCCTCCGTCCAGGTCAGCACGTGCCCGTTCTCGACGG
The nucleotide sequence above comes from Gordonia sp. PP30. Encoded proteins:
- the metG gene encoding methionine--tRNA ligase; protein product: MRPPFYITTAIAYPNGVPHIGHAYEYISADALARFKRLDGYDVRFLTGTDEHGQKMQQTAEKEGIGTAELARRNSDRFQDLQERLGSSFDRFIRTTDDDHHRASQAIWQRMVDAGDIYLDSYSGWYDVRDETFVVEDDTRVDDDGNRVAVENGHVLTWTEEQTYFFRLSAYQDKLLALYTEHPEFIGPDVRRNEVASFVAGGLNDLSVSRTTFDWGVPVPDGDGHVMYVWVDALTNYLTGVGFPDDPETFARYWPADLHIIGKDIIRFHCVYWPAFLMSAGIELPKRVFAHGFLFNKGEKMSKSTGNVIDPNSLIDRFGVDPVRFFFLREVSYGQDGSYSTEAIVTRINADLANEYGNLAQRTLSMIGKYFDSAVPEPGEFTADDRALLDAAGTLLGTVRGHFDAQAIHLGLEALWSTLADTNRYISAQEPWKLAKTDLERTATVLYVCAEVIRIVTLLAQPVMPTATGTVLDLLAVGDDDRDFAALDKRLLPGTPLPKPAPVFPRVELPTAD